ATTACGCACTCGGATTCTGGAATTAAGTAGCTTTCAGGgttagggttttttttcttttgtctcTTAAGTCTCAGTTCGAACGATTTTAGCTTTACAGTATAACGATAGGATTAAGAatgaaaacttaataaatacaACTACTGCAGTTTTTCTCTTTTAATCTTGCTCTGGTTTTGTTATAAGTACTCTTTACTTATTGCTAGTATGATTTGTTACAAAATTGTTGACTGTGATTTTAGAAAAGGACTGGAAATCTTTTTTAGCAGCTCATGGAAGAAGACTACTTGGAAGCTTATGAATcgatgtgtttttgtttgtttaagtaTTTAGTGGAAGAAGGATGGGGGAGTATACCCTAGACTTGCTGAATCGGAGCGTATCGATGCACCTTGGGAGTCTTCGGTGCCACGATGTCCTCCGTCAACTTTTGGTAGACGATGGAGTTCTTGGAAGCGAGCAGCGCCTGTCGGTAGTTTTCGCTTCGCTTACGCATCATAATCTCGAAGATTTTCACAAAGGCGACGATAATCACTACGATGCCGAGAGTGATACACAGGATCGGTAGCCAGAGACCACTGATTTGGAGCAGTGTGTTGCCATCGAGAATGACAACTTCTTCCCTCTGGGGATCGCTTCCTCCGAGTATTTTCTCTTCGATTTTCTGCAATCCATCGATGTCTTCGATGATGGTATCGTTGTCGTcgtcttcatcatcatcatcatcctcgtCTTCATCGTAGTATTGATCGGCATCGTCTTTGCTGTCCACAACATTGACGTTGTTTGTATTCTGCTCTTCGGAGTAATCTTCATCATCATCGGATTCATCTTCATCCACATCATCTTCGTCTTCTCCGAGGTCTTCATTGATAATGTCCTTGATGACGACGGGACTGTCGGCTCCGTTCTTGCTAGCCTGGCACACTTCTTGAGCGAATTGGCTCCATTCGATCAAAGGTGCAGAATTGTCCGCAATGTAGGCGTTCAACTCAGCGTGAGTTCTTTGTTCCTTGTTGGAATCTCCGAGCGAGACCTTCTTAACACCGAGCCATTTAATCAGCGATTTGAAGGGAGCATTGCATTTCAGGGAGTTGTTACGAATATCCAAGACCCGAAGACTTGTAAGGGATTCGAGGTCCGACACAAATACGCTGGAAATTTCATTGTACGATACGTTCAGCACCTTCAGGCTAGGCAGGACGTTCGTGTGCTTGGCATTGGCAGCCGAGTTTTCCCAAACTGTGCGAAGATCACAATCGCTGACATCCAGATGGTTCAGATATTGAAGAGGCTGGAATACCTTAGCCGGGATAAGGGCAAACTGATTTCCGGACAGGTTAAGCTGTGGAGAAAAAGATGTTAGTTCACTCTTGAATAGATGGAAAACTTGGTGTACTCATACCTTGTTAAGGTTAATGTTTCTCTTGAAGGTGTCCTCATTGAGGTCGGTGATCAAATTGTTGCTGAGGTCCAGGTCCATCAGTTTGTCCAGGTAGCTCAACACTACGGGGCCGACGGTTTGTAGATTGTTCCAGGCTAGGTTCAAACGGGTCAGCTGGGGCATGGTTTTGAAGGTGTTGGGAGCAAGCTCGGAAATGTCACAGTTGGACACATCCAGGAAGTAGGTGCTGAATACTCCCCACGAGCTCTGGAAACCTTCGGACGGGAGCTGCTTCAGCCGTGGGTTGTCGTTCAGCTTGATGATGTCAAGGTCTTTGTTTCCGAGGAAAGTGAGAGCAGAGATCTGTTCCAGATAATTCTGCGAGATATCGATCTGGCGCAGACTCTTGAGTGGGGCGAAAGCTACTTGGTTAATCTTCTTGATACGGTTGCCCTTCAAGATGAGGTTAGTGAGACCTTCCATACCCTTGAACATCTGACCGTTGATGGTGCGAATCTGGCAGTAGCTCAAGTCAAGCTTCTGCAGATCGGCGGTCACGAAGTCCAGATTGCTGCTGATCATGTTATACTTGAGGTGCAGGATAGCCAAGGAAGTCTTGTTGAAGATATTCTTAGGTAGTGCAGAAATGTTGTTCATCGAAAGGTCAAGCTCCTCGATTGTTTCAACCTTATCGAAGAGACCTTCGGGAAGAGTTTTCAATTTGTTATCGGAGAGGTTGATATAGATAATGTTCTTGAGCTCGTTGAACGCAGTCGGGAGAAGTGCTTGCAAATTGCACTTGGAGATATCCAGTTCCTCGATCGAAGGTGCCTTCAACATGTAATCGGTGTATGGGGTGTTGTAGTTAACCTTCTGCATAGCGCTAAGATCGTTTCCGGACAATGTAAGCAGTCGCAGTTTGGTGTTGTTGGCGAAGGTATCGGGATGCAACATGTCGAAACCTGAGTTTGTCAGGTTAACAGAGTACAGATCATCCAGACCGGCAAAGGCGGACGGGCTGATGTATTCGATCGTGCAGTTGCTGATCTTGATCGACACCACGTGGGAAAGTCCAATTTGTTTGAAGAACTCGGCCTTCAAAACGATGGGGTACTTCGGACTCACATCCAACACCTGTAGGTCAGTGATCTGCGGGGAGAATTTCTGGGTATCCATATCCAAACGGCTGCAAGTAGCAACCATGTACGCATGCATGTTACGTTCGCAAATACAATCCCGTGGGCAGAGGTGGATCTCCTCATCCAAGTTGTAATCATC
This sequence is a window from Uranotaenia lowii strain MFRU-FL chromosome 3, ASM2978415v1, whole genome shotgun sequence. Protein-coding genes within it:
- the LOC129751558 gene encoding uncharacterized protein LOC129751558 isoform X2, producing MGYQCILVLTLSLLACSVSLANPASDKPTTSALPKAHDPLFNKMLAEKSDIPMAHNPIFNKMLPDHFDDIDPQNNLIEDEVEAKLPSLKFSADMNPKYAQHAAAIQKLAKEHLKAESTTMGIVAIDKAEDKDSFDDEDSYEDESDLLPDEDSKDANAVSQEKKSSTMTTTKTTAKPAAQTSTIATSTTTVADDEYYNDDDEEDSQELSNEKIDPLAIEKMLAKNTPKTTESTPSTTGKPASSKTSKTSSTTSKAPVNNDILDDADDDDEEYQYDDDEDSEDERIDLDAVDKLLAQKKQKQKEGTTAGSSTSTTAAATGKKPGKSASYYYYDEDDDEDDDDYNLDEEIHLCPRDCICERNMHAYMVATCSRLDMDTQKFSPQITDLQVLDVSPKYPIVLKAEFFKQIGLSHVVSIKISNCTIEYISPSAFAGLDDLYSVNLTNSGFDMLHPDTFANNTKLRLLTLSGNDLSAMQKVNYNTPYTDYMLKAPSIEELDISKCNLQALLPTAFNELKNIIYINLSDNKLKTLPEGLFDKVETIEELDLSMNNISALPKNIFNKTSLAILHLKYNMISSNLDFVTADLQKLDLSYCQIRTINGQMFKGMEGLTNLILKGNRIKKINQVAFAPLKSLRQIDISQNYLEQISALTFLGNKDLDIIKLNDNPRLKQLPSEGFQSSWGVFSTYFLDVSNCDISELAPNTFKTMPQLTRLNLAWNNLQTVGPVVLSYLDKLMDLDLSNNLITDLNEDTFKRNINLNKLNLSGNQFALIPAKVFQPLQYLNHLDVSDCDLRTVWENSAANAKHTNVLPSLKVLNVSYNEISSVFVSDLESLTSLRVLDIRNNSLKCNAPFKSLIKWLGVKKVSLGDSNKEQRTHAELNAYIADNSAPLIEWSQFAQEVCQASKNGADSPVVIKDIINEDLGEDEDDVDEDESDDDEDYSEEQNTNNVNVVDSKDDADQYYDEDEDDDDDEDDDNDTIIEDIDGLQKIEEKILGGSDPQREEVVILDGNTLLQISGLWLPILCITLGIVVIIVAFVKIFEIMMRKRSENYRQALLASKNSIVYQKLTEDIVAPKTPKVHRYAPIQQV
- the LOC129751558 gene encoding chaoptin isoform X4, producing the protein MGYQCILVLTLSLLACSVSLANPASDKPTTSALPKAHDPLFNKMLAEKSDIPMAHNPIFNKMLPDHFDDIDPQNNLIEDEVEAKLPSLKFSADMNPKYAQHAAAIQKLAKEHLKAESTTMGIVAIDKAEDKDSFDDEDSYEDESDLLPDEDSKDASYYYYDEDDDEDDDDYNLDEEIHLCPRDCICERNMHAYMVATCSRLDMDTQKFSPQITDLQVLDVSPKYPIVLKAEFFKQIGLSHVVSIKISNCTIEYISPSAFAGLDDLYSVNLTNSGFDMLHPDTFANNTKLRLLTLSGNDLSAMQKVNYNTPYTDYMLKAPSIEELDISKCNLQALLPTAFNELKNIIYINLSDNKLKTLPEGLFDKVETIEELDLSMNNISALPKNIFNKTSLAILHLKYNMISSNLDFVTADLQKLDLSYCQIRTINGQMFKGMEGLTNLILKGNRIKKINQVAFAPLKSLRQIDISQNYLEQISALTFLGNKDLDIIKLNDNPRLKQLPSEGFQSSWGVFSTYFLDVSNCDISELAPNTFKTMPQLTRLNLAWNNLQTVGPVVLSYLDKLMDLDLSNNLITDLNEDTFKRNINLNKLNLSGNQFALIPAKVFQPLQYLNHLDVSDCDLRTVWENSAANAKHTNVLPSLKVLNVSYNEISSVFVSDLESLTSLRVLDIRNNSLKCNAPFKSLIKWLGVKKVSLGDSNKEQRTHAELNAYIADNSAPLIEWSQFAQEVCQASKNGADSPVVIKDIINEDLGEDEDDVDEDESDDDEDYSEEQNTNNVNVVDSKDDADQYYDEDEDDDDDEDDDNDTIIEDIDGLQKIEEKILGGSDPQREEVVILDGNTLLQISGLWLPILCITLGIVVIIVAFVKIFEIMMRKRSENYRQALLASKNSIVYQKLTEDIVAPKTPKVHRYAPIQQV
- the LOC129751558 gene encoding uncharacterized protein LOC129751558 isoform X1; amino-acid sequence: MGYQCILVLTLSLLACSVSLANPASDKPTTSALPKAHDPLFNKMLAEKSDIPMAHNPIFNKMLPDHFDDIDPQNNLIEDEVEAKLPSLKFSADMNPKYAQHAAAIQKLAKEHLKAESTTMGIVAIDKAEDKDSFDDEDSYEDESDLLPDEDSKDASKVAEVLPQVEDLSDVLYSQPSVGNAQPVDANAVSQEKKSSTMTTTKTTAKPAAQTSTIATSTTTVADDEYYNDDDEEDSQELSNEKIDPLAIEKMLAKNTPKTTESTPSTTGKPASSKTSKTSSTTSKAPVNNDILDDADDDDEEYQYDDDEDSEDERIDLDAVDKLLAQKKQKQKEGTTAGSSTSTTAAATGKKPGKSASYYYYDEDDDEDDDDYNLDEEIHLCPRDCICERNMHAYMVATCSRLDMDTQKFSPQITDLQVLDVSPKYPIVLKAEFFKQIGLSHVVSIKISNCTIEYISPSAFAGLDDLYSVNLTNSGFDMLHPDTFANNTKLRLLTLSGNDLSAMQKVNYNTPYTDYMLKAPSIEELDISKCNLQALLPTAFNELKNIIYINLSDNKLKTLPEGLFDKVETIEELDLSMNNISALPKNIFNKTSLAILHLKYNMISSNLDFVTADLQKLDLSYCQIRTINGQMFKGMEGLTNLILKGNRIKKINQVAFAPLKSLRQIDISQNYLEQISALTFLGNKDLDIIKLNDNPRLKQLPSEGFQSSWGVFSTYFLDVSNCDISELAPNTFKTMPQLTRLNLAWNNLQTVGPVVLSYLDKLMDLDLSNNLITDLNEDTFKRNINLNKLNLSGNQFALIPAKVFQPLQYLNHLDVSDCDLRTVWENSAANAKHTNVLPSLKVLNVSYNEISSVFVSDLESLTSLRVLDIRNNSLKCNAPFKSLIKWLGVKKVSLGDSNKEQRTHAELNAYIADNSAPLIEWSQFAQEVCQASKNGADSPVVIKDIINEDLGEDEDDVDEDESDDDEDYSEEQNTNNVNVVDSKDDADQYYDEDEDDDDDEDDDNDTIIEDIDGLQKIEEKILGGSDPQREEVVILDGNTLLQISGLWLPILCITLGIVVIIVAFVKIFEIMMRKRSENYRQALLASKNSIVYQKLTEDIVAPKTPKVHRYAPIQQV
- the LOC129751558 gene encoding uncharacterized protein LOC129751558 isoform X3; the encoded protein is MGYQCILVLTLSLLACSVSLANPASDKPTTSALPKAHDPLFNKMLAEKSDIPMAHNPIFNKMLPDHFDDIDPQNNLIEDEVEAKLPSLKFSADMNPKYAQHAAAIQKLAKEHLKAESTTMGIVAIDKAEDKDSFDDEDSYEDESDLLPDEDSKDAPKTTESTPSTTGKPASSKTSKTSSTTSKAPVNNDILDDADDDDEEYQYDDDEDSEDERIDLDAVDKLLAQKKQKQKEGTTAGSSTSTTAAATGKKPGKSASYYYYDEDDDEDDDDYNLDEEIHLCPRDCICERNMHAYMVATCSRLDMDTQKFSPQITDLQVLDVSPKYPIVLKAEFFKQIGLSHVVSIKISNCTIEYISPSAFAGLDDLYSVNLTNSGFDMLHPDTFANNTKLRLLTLSGNDLSAMQKVNYNTPYTDYMLKAPSIEELDISKCNLQALLPTAFNELKNIIYINLSDNKLKTLPEGLFDKVETIEELDLSMNNISALPKNIFNKTSLAILHLKYNMISSNLDFVTADLQKLDLSYCQIRTINGQMFKGMEGLTNLILKGNRIKKINQVAFAPLKSLRQIDISQNYLEQISALTFLGNKDLDIIKLNDNPRLKQLPSEGFQSSWGVFSTYFLDVSNCDISELAPNTFKTMPQLTRLNLAWNNLQTVGPVVLSYLDKLMDLDLSNNLITDLNEDTFKRNINLNKLNLSGNQFALIPAKVFQPLQYLNHLDVSDCDLRTVWENSAANAKHTNVLPSLKVLNVSYNEISSVFVSDLESLTSLRVLDIRNNSLKCNAPFKSLIKWLGVKKVSLGDSNKEQRTHAELNAYIADNSAPLIEWSQFAQEVCQASKNGADSPVVIKDIINEDLGEDEDDVDEDESDDDEDYSEEQNTNNVNVVDSKDDADQYYDEDEDDDDDEDDDNDTIIEDIDGLQKIEEKILGGSDPQREEVVILDGNTLLQISGLWLPILCITLGIVVIIVAFVKIFEIMMRKRSENYRQALLASKNSIVYQKLTEDIVAPKTPKVHRYAPIQQV